A section of the Candidatus Atribacteria bacterium ADurb.Bin276 genome encodes:
- the miaA gene encoding tRNA dimethylallyltransferase, with product MENWFFPDNLDPMPILCLAGPTASGKTDLSIFLAQKLGKVELIYADSMAIYKYLNIGTAKPSIEQRGLIPHHLIDLLEPDQIWSSFRFRVEAFRCILECLERHSLPIIIGGTGFYLKSLYQPSIPQGSPAHPRLRLLLERYSNPQLFAYLVAIDPPRAFQIGKNDRKRLIRALEIYHQTGKPPTSFKKITSKTRNPFQFILIGLDHKRVDLKRRITERTQLMIKQGLIQETQDILLKGFSPNVPALKNFTYGPVVQCLQGRLTIQQMEKRITIGTIQYLKRQLTWFRKAPVLWISTEGKNFDIISDEIIRIFLTYCIGGHSNE from the coding sequence ATGGAGAATTGGTTCTTTCCTGATAATTTAGATCCGATGCCAATCCTTTGTTTAGCTGGTCCAACTGCCAGCGGGAAAACCGATCTTTCCATATTTCTTGCTCAGAAATTAGGGAAGGTCGAATTGATTTATGCTGATTCTATGGCTATTTATAAATACTTAAATATTGGTACCGCCAAGCCTTCTATAGAGCAGAGGGGTCTTATTCCTCATCATCTCATTGATCTACTTGAACCAGATCAAATCTGGAGTTCCTTTCGTTTTCGGGTTGAAGCTTTTCGATGTATTCTTGAATGTTTAGAAAGACATTCGCTTCCAATCATCATTGGTGGTACCGGTTTTTACCTTAAAAGTTTATATCAACCTTCAATTCCCCAAGGAAGCCCCGCCCATCCCCGATTGCGACTCCTTTTGGAACGTTATTCCAATCCCCAGCTTTTTGCTTATCTTGTAGCTATTGATCCTCCTCGTGCGTTCCAGATTGGTAAAAACGATCGAAAACGTTTGATTCGTGCTCTCGAAATTTACCATCAAACTGGTAAACCTCCGACCTCTTTTAAAAAAATAACCTCTAAAACCAGAAATCCCTTTCAATTTATTCTAATTGGCCTTGATCATAAGAGAGTGGACCTAAAAAGAAGAATCACCGAAAGAACTCAGCTTATGATAAAACAAGGACTTATCCAAGAGACTCAAGATATTTTATTAAAAGGTTTTTCACCCAATGTTCCTGCTTTAAAAAATTTTACCTATGGACCGGTGGTTCAATGTCTTCAAGGTCGTTTAACCATCCAACAAATGGAAAAACGAATCACTATAGGAACTATTCAATATTTGAAAAGACAATTGACTTGGTTTCGGAAAGCTCCGGTTCTTTGGATTTCTACCGAGGGAAAAAATTTCGATATAATAAGTGATGAGATTATTCGCATCTTTTTAACCTATTGCATAGGAGGTCATTCAAATGAATGA
- the miaB_1 gene encoding (Dimethylallyl)adenosine tRNA methylthiotransferase MiaB: MYRLYYLSKWVENLIMANKTFFVETYGCQMNKSRSEHIAQVMVQNGYHLIEDKKRADILLFNTCAVREHASEKAISNIQKTIKDLNKISRHPIIVIFGCMSQFLKNRLVQRVPGAQIVIGTSNIEQIPQYLEEYTRKKKKILDFNLPSTSQVFDERGYLRNSSQIFTFLPITYGCNNFCSYCVVPYTTGPQRSKPLLTILKEIEKIIQDGYQEIILLGQNVNSYGLDLGLKNGFEVLLQTIDQNFHDSSIWIRFLTSHPKDMRPSIVDIVKNSPLMTRYFHLPIQSGSDRILAAMNRGYTRDHYMGLINYIRQTLPDSGIGTDIIIGFPGETERDFLDTLDIVQEAQFEQAYTYIYSSRSGTAAYQLPDQLPLAEKKKRLQLLNQTLSDIHQIKLKAWVGKRAKIMIDQIEGLNASGRTTDNQRIFLPNSNLFLGQVISVVVINTLKGKLYGELVLS, translated from the coding sequence GTGTACAGGCTTTATTATTTATCAAAATGGGTAGAAAATTTAATTATGGCGAACAAGACTTTTTTTGTTGAAACCTATGGATGTCAAATGAATAAAAGCCGAAGCGAACATATTGCCCAGGTTATGGTTCAAAATGGGTATCATCTGATCGAAGATAAAAAAAGAGCCGATATTCTTTTGTTTAATACCTGCGCTGTACGGGAACATGCCTCGGAAAAAGCCATTAGTAATATTCAAAAAACCATTAAGGACCTCAATAAAATTTCGCGACATCCAATTATTGTTATTTTTGGTTGTATGAGTCAATTCCTTAAAAACCGTCTCGTTCAAAGAGTTCCTGGAGCTCAAATAGTGATTGGTACTTCAAACATCGAACAAATTCCTCAATATCTTGAAGAATATACAAGAAAAAAGAAGAAAATATTGGACTTTAATCTCCCATCAACTTCTCAGGTTTTTGATGAAAGAGGTTATCTCCGGAATTCTTCACAGATTTTCACTTTTTTACCCATCACTTATGGATGTAACAATTTTTGTAGTTATTGTGTGGTCCCTTATACAACCGGTCCCCAAAGAAGCAAACCATTACTGACCATCCTAAAGGAGATCGAGAAAATTATCCAAGATGGATACCAAGAAATCATCCTTTTAGGTCAAAATGTGAATAGTTATGGATTAGACTTAGGTTTAAAAAATGGCTTTGAAGTTCTTTTACAAACTATTGATCAAAATTTTCATGATTCATCGATCTGGATTCGCTTTTTAACCTCTCACCCCAAAGATATGCGACCATCCATTGTTGACATCGTAAAGAATTCTCCTTTAATGACTCGTTATTTTCATCTTCCAATTCAATCCGGATCAGATCGTATTTTAGCTGCCATGAATCGGGGTTATACCCGCGATCATTATATGGGATTAATAAATTATATCCGACAAACATTACCTGATTCGGGAATTGGGACTGACATTATCATTGGTTTTCCCGGTGAAACTGAAAGGGATTTTTTGGATACTCTTGATATAGTTCAAGAAGCTCAGTTTGAACAAGCTTACACCTATATCTATTCTTCTCGATCAGGAACTGCTGCTTATCAGCTTCCTGATCAACTTCCGTTGGCAGAAAAGAAAAAACGGCTTCAATTGCTCAATCAAACTCTTTCTGATATTCATCAAATAAAGTTAAAAGCCTGGGTCGGCAAAAGAGCAAAGATTATGATTGATCAAATAGAAGGATTGAATGCTTCAGGAAGAACGACCGATAATCAAAGAATCTTTCTTCCCAATTCAAATTTATTCCTTGGACAAGTAATCTCGGTCGTAGTGATAAATACTTTGAAAGGTAAACTTTATGGAGAATTGGTTCTTTCCTGA
- the spoVS_1 gene encoding Stage V sporulation protein S: MDVLKVSSKSNPNSVAGALSGIIREKQIVEIQAVGAGAVNQAIKAISIARGFLAPNGIDLVCIPAFTDIIIDGEERTAIKLIAKPWNK, translated from the coding sequence GTGGATGTACTGAAGGTTTCTTCAAAATCGAATCCAAATTCAGTCGCAGGTGCTCTTTCTGGAATCATTCGAGAAAAACAAATAGTTGAAATACAAGCAGTGGGTGCTGGCGCTGTCAATCAAGCAATTAAAGCCATCTCTATTGCTCGTGGATTTCTTGCTCCGAATGGAATTGATTTGGTCTGTATTCCAGCCTTCACCGACATCATTATAGATGGTGAAGAAAGAACTGCTATTAAGTTAATTGCAAAACCTTGGAATAAGTAA
- the rny gene encoding Ribonuclease Y — MLLVYILIGIVVGAGLGFKAGMSFKLKQMLQKKEDVEQKIQEMLQDANREAETIKKEASLSSKEQIIREKQALEEEMRKKRKDLQGFEARLLRREEMLERRNEQIEKRESYLQKIHEDAEKTLREVEEMKAKEVEELARIAGLTIEDARDELLDRLEKTLAFETGLRIKEAEENAKKEAEKNARHIVVQAVQRYAAEYTAENTVSIVSLPNDDMKGRIIGREGRNIRTFEMMTGVDLIIDDTPEAVIISSFDPIRREIARIALEKLILDGRIHPARIEELIERAKTQVEEKIIQEGEQALFDTGIKNVNSDLVKLLGKLYYRTSYGQNVLQHSKEVTHFAGIMASELGLNVNLAKRAGLLHDIGKSLDHEIEGPHAKIGAELAERYGEKWEIIHAIEAHHNDIEPQTIEAILIQAADAISASRPGARRESLEAYIKRLEQLEKISNSFDGVEKSYAIQAGREVRIIVKPEKVDDALSAKLAYDIVKKIEKELEYPGQIKVTVIRETRAVEYAK, encoded by the coding sequence ATGTTGCTTGTATATATATTAATAGGTATTGTGGTTGGAGCCGGGTTAGGGTTTAAGGCTGGCATGTCTTTTAAGTTGAAACAGATGCTACAGAAAAAAGAAGATGTGGAGCAAAAAATTCAAGAAATGCTTCAAGATGCCAATCGTGAAGCCGAAACTATAAAAAAAGAGGCTTCACTAAGCTCTAAAGAACAGATTATTCGAGAAAAACAAGCCTTAGAAGAAGAAATGAGAAAGAAAAGGAAAGATTTACAGGGTTTTGAAGCTCGCTTATTGAGAAGAGAGGAAATGTTAGAAAGAAGAAATGAGCAGATCGAAAAAAGAGAAAGTTATCTTCAAAAAATTCATGAAGATGCAGAAAAAACTCTTAGAGAAGTTGAAGAGATGAAAGCAAAAGAAGTTGAAGAACTGGCTCGAATTGCCGGATTAACTATTGAAGATGCTCGTGATGAATTGTTGGATCGATTAGAAAAAACCCTGGCGTTTGAAACAGGTTTAAGAATTAAAGAAGCGGAAGAAAATGCTAAAAAAGAAGCAGAAAAAAATGCTCGACATATCGTTGTTCAAGCAGTACAACGATATGCTGCTGAATACACAGCAGAAAACACCGTCTCGATTGTAAGTTTACCGAACGATGACATGAAAGGACGTATTATCGGTCGAGAAGGAAGAAATATTCGGACTTTTGAGATGATGACCGGAGTTGACCTTATCATCGATGATACTCCTGAAGCAGTCATAATTTCATCCTTTGACCCTATCCGTCGGGAGATCGCTCGTATTGCTTTGGAAAAACTGATCTTGGATGGTCGCATTCACCCAGCACGAATCGAAGAGCTTATTGAACGAGCAAAAACCCAGGTTGAAGAAAAAATAATCCAAGAGGGTGAGCAGGCTCTTTTTGACACTGGAATAAAAAATGTCAATTCAGATCTGGTAAAGCTTTTAGGAAAACTTTATTATCGAACCAGTTACGGGCAAAATGTACTCCAACATTCCAAAGAGGTGACCCATTTCGCTGGGATTATGGCTTCCGAACTGGGACTAAACGTCAACCTAGCCAAAAGGGCTGGTCTGCTTCATGATATTGGGAAATCTCTCGATCATGAAATCGAAGGACCTCATGCCAAAATCGGAGCTGAATTAGCGGAACGATATGGTGAAAAGTGGGAAATCATTCATGCTATCGAAGCACATCATAACGACATCGAACCACAAACCATCGAAGCTATCTTGATTCAAGCTGCTGATGCTATATCAGCTTCACGACCAGGAGCTCGTCGGGAAAGTTTAGAAGCCTATATCAAAAGGTTGGAACAATTAGAAAAAATATCTAATTCTTTTGATGGTGTTGAGAAATCCTATGCCATTCAAGCTGGTCGAGAAGTTCGAATAATTGTCAAACCCGAGAAAGTGGATGATGCTCTTTCAGCAAAGTTAGCTTACGATATCGTTAAAAAAATCGAAAAAGAGCTTGAATATCCAGGTCAAATTAAAGTTACTGTCATTCGTGAGACCCGAGCTGTGGAATATGCCAAGTAG
- a CDS encoding recombination regulator RecX, translating into MKKKLTVEERIVRMICKSWYTKKRLREKLISEGYPENDVEEALQAFEQDGYIDDEFFMKTYLEGKRNSNPRGFWAYKTELERLGIEKDLLEQFRSIYFPPSEEVKDGIELIRKWFQQGETSRDRIIQRLSRKGFSYDIAEWSWNQFQANREEELS; encoded by the coding sequence ATGAAAAAAAAACTAACTGTTGAAGAACGAATTGTTCGAATGATCTGTAAATCCTGGTATACCAAAAAAAGGCTCAGAGAAAAGCTAATATCCGAAGGATACCCAGAAAACGATGTCGAGGAAGCTCTCCAAGCTTTTGAACAAGATGGATATATTGATGATGAATTTTTTATGAAAACCTATTTGGAAGGAAAAAGAAATAGCAATCCACGTGGTTTCTGGGCATATAAAACTGAATTGGAACGATTGGGTATCGAAAAAGATTTACTTGAACAATTTCGATCTATTTATTTTCCTCCTTCCGAAGAAGTCAAAGATGGAATCGAACTCATCCGGAAATGGTTTCAACAAGGTGAAACCAGTCGGGATCGAATTATCCAACGTCTATCACGAAAGGGATTTAGTTACGATATTGCCGAATGGTCATGGAACCAATTCCAAGCCAATCGGGAAGAAGAGTTATCTTGA
- a CDS encoding recombinase A translates to MTDKEDMVKQAINMIEKKYGKGSIMLLNQETMTTDIEIIKTGSVLLNMALGVGGIPRGRVVEIYGPEASGKTTIALHIIAEAQKKGGIAAFIDAEHALDPIYAGKIGVQVDKLLISQPSTAEEALDIVDTLVRSGAVDAVVLDSVAALVPRAELEGTIGEQIIGLQARLMSQALRKLTGFISKTRTVAIFVNQLRETIGNIYGPTETTPGGRALKFYASVRIDVRKRDFIRITDNEIVGTKTRIKVVKNKVASPFKEAEIELIYGEGISKEGEVLTIGENTGLVKRAGSWFSFNDNRLGQGRENTRSFLKENPDVASQILIAALEKMNVDPNLVMN, encoded by the coding sequence TTGACAGACAAAGAAGATATGGTAAAACAAGCCATCAATATGATTGAAAAAAAATACGGTAAGGGCTCAATTATGTTATTGAACCAAGAAACCATGACAACCGATATTGAAATTATTAAAACCGGGTCGGTTCTCCTTAACATGGCATTAGGAGTAGGTGGTATTCCTCGCGGACGAGTGGTGGAAATATATGGCCCGGAAGCTTCGGGAAAAACCACCATTGCACTTCACATAATTGCCGAAGCCCAAAAAAAAGGTGGAATAGCTGCTTTTATAGATGCCGAACACGCTCTTGATCCCATCTATGCAGGAAAAATAGGAGTTCAAGTTGACAAACTTCTAATCTCTCAACCGAGTACCGCCGAAGAAGCTTTGGATATCGTCGATACTTTGGTCCGGAGTGGAGCAGTGGATGCGGTAGTTTTGGATTCGGTAGCCGCCTTAGTTCCACGCGCCGAATTGGAAGGGACTATTGGAGAACAAATTATTGGACTCCAAGCACGGCTTATGTCCCAAGCACTACGAAAGTTAACCGGATTTATAAGTAAAACCAGAACCGTCGCTATCTTTGTAAATCAGTTGCGAGAGACCATTGGGAATATTTATGGGCCAACTGAAACCACGCCCGGAGGACGAGCGTTGAAATTTTATGCCAGTGTACGCATTGATGTCCGAAAAAGAGACTTTATACGCATTACCGATAATGAAATTGTTGGAACCAAAACTCGAATTAAAGTGGTTAAAAATAAAGTGGCCTCTCCTTTTAAAGAAGCAGAAATCGAATTGATATACGGGGAGGGAATATCGAAAGAAGGGGAAGTTCTCACCATTGGAGAAAATACCGGATTAGTGAAACGAGCTGGAAGTTGGTTTTCTTTTAATGATAATCGTTTAGGACAGGGACGAGAAAATACCCGCTCTTTCTTAAAAGAAAACCCGGATGTTGCCAGCCAAATTCTGATCGCAGCTTTGGAAAAAATGAATGTAGACCCAAATTTAGTCATGAATTAA
- the ligT gene encoding 2'-5'-RNA ligase → MNDNPIRCFVAFDFSPEAKAFIHSIIEKNQTRLPQARWVQPNQIHVTLQFFAALLPTQVNQVKLIIQNFFPLIESFPSTLAEIGAFSSWNRARVIWLGLDLRSGEIMKQATQVFNEECTKQGIAVDRTRPFSPHLTLARLKNPVSILPQQLFQPTCYTTSIRQVSFYQSTLTPRGPIYSPLITIPLKEVK, encoded by the coding sequence ATGAACGATAATCCCATCCGCTGTTTTGTTGCTTTTGATTTTTCTCCAGAAGCTAAAGCCTTCATTCATTCAATAATTGAAAAAAATCAAACTCGTTTACCCCAAGCTCGATGGGTGCAACCTAATCAGATTCATGTCACTCTCCAATTTTTTGCTGCATTATTACCCACTCAAGTCAATCAGGTAAAATTAATCATCCAAAACTTCTTTCCACTGATTGAAAGCTTTCCTTCCACCTTAGCAGAAATCGGCGCATTTTCTTCCTGGAATCGAGCACGGGTTATTTGGCTTGGACTTGATCTTCGGTCGGGTGAAATAATGAAACAAGCAACACAGGTTTTTAACGAAGAATGTACAAAACAAGGTATAGCAGTTGATCGAACCCGTCCTTTTTCTCCCCATCTTACCCTGGCTCGGCTTAAAAATCCGGTTTCTATTCTTCCTCAACAATTGTTTCAACCAACATGTTATACTACTTCTATCAGACAGGTATCATTTTATCAAAGCACTTTGACGCCTCGGGGACCAATTTATTCCCCTTTGATTACCATACCGCTGAAAGAGGTGAAATAA
- the pncC gene encoding Nicotinamide-nucleotide amidohydrolase PncC produces MKSAILCIGTEITTGLVKDINAHFLAFNLTAVGLSPKLVLFVPDQKETITKTLQFIFEDEEIQSIFITGGLGPTQDDLTREILAEVIGKKLCFMPEQWDNIIRFYQKIRNTLPPENNKKQAFIPEGSLLLENPLGTAPGFVSDFKDKKIFVIPGVPKETEYFWPIIKTHLPSNDNQFYRSEMIKICGVGESQFETELQPFLSSLPDTLQSAYLPFFGEVWFYLYSYQKNHQVIQSAENIIKKIKEVWKPFLFSQWGNTLEQACGKLLREKRLTIATAESCSGGLLSHRLTNIPGSSAYFYRGYVVYSNQAKIDTVGVPSSLIAEYGAVSEEVARALAEGVREKSHTDIGIGITGIAGPSGGSKQKPVGLVYIGISNFQHTQVKKHLFSGDREVIKMLSTQSALTQLFLQLQRGINDER; encoded by the coding sequence GTGAAATCAGCAATTCTTTGCATAGGAACCGAAATAACGACTGGGCTGGTGAAAGACATAAATGCCCATTTTTTAGCTTTTAACCTTACAGCAGTTGGCCTTTCCCCTAAGTTGGTTCTGTTTGTACCCGACCAGAAAGAAACCATTACCAAAACCTTACAATTTATATTTGAAGACGAGGAAATTCAATCGATATTTATAACCGGTGGCTTGGGTCCAACCCAAGATGACCTGACTCGAGAAATATTAGCTGAAGTTATAGGAAAAAAGTTATGTTTCATGCCTGAACAATGGGATAATATTATTCGATTTTATCAAAAGATTCGCAACACTCTGCCACCTGAAAATAACAAAAAGCAGGCTTTTATCCCCGAAGGATCCCTTCTCTTAGAAAATCCTCTGGGAACCGCCCCTGGATTTGTTTCCGATTTTAAAGATAAAAAAATATTTGTCATACCCGGAGTACCAAAAGAAACAGAATATTTTTGGCCAATCATAAAAACCCATCTTCCTTCAAATGATAACCAATTTTATAGAAGTGAAATGATAAAAATATGTGGAGTAGGGGAGTCTCAATTTGAAACCGAACTCCAGCCTTTTTTATCTTCTCTTCCGGATACCTTGCAATCAGCGTATCTTCCCTTTTTTGGAGAGGTATGGTTTTATCTCTATTCTTATCAAAAAAATCATCAGGTTATTCAAAGTGCTGAAAATATCATAAAAAAAATCAAGGAAGTATGGAAACCCTTTCTCTTTTCTCAGTGGGGGAACACCTTAGAACAGGCCTGTGGAAAGCTTCTCAGGGAAAAGCGCTTAACCATTGCTACAGCAGAATCTTGTAGCGGGGGGTTATTGAGCCATCGCTTAACCAACATTCCCGGAAGTTCAGCATATTTTTATCGTGGATATGTAGTCTATAGTAACCAAGCCAAAATCGACACGGTTGGAGTGCCTTCATCATTAATTGCTGAGTATGGTGCTGTATCAGAAGAAGTCGCTCGAGCCCTTGCTGAAGGAGTGAGAGAAAAATCCCATACCGATATCGGGATTGGAATCACCGGCATTGCTGGTCCTTCCGGAGGTTCGAAGCAAAAACCCGTCGGATTAGTCTATATTGGAATATCCAATTTTCAACATACTCAGGTTAAGAAACATCTCTTTTCCGGCGATCGGGAGGTTATCAAAATGCTCTCGACGCAAAGCGCGCTTACCCAATTATTTCTTCAACTCCAGAGGGGGATAAATGATGAACGATAA
- the rimO_1 gene encoding Ribosomal protein S12 methylthiotransferase RimO, translated as MKSLSFVSLGCDKNLVDSEVVIGKLLSSKYTTITTPEAADLIAINTCCFINEATQETESWIDRLIQIKRKDPHKTLVVLGCYPQRYGKQLSSKYPEVDFWIGVNDFPFINEILTHQVPNQVFIDKPPYLYDESTERLLSTPSHYAYLKITEGCNHRCSFCVIPSIRGKQRSRQIDSIQKEALQLIDQGVKEIILIGQDIGSFGLDCSGKKELAHLLQRLDRSLPSGIWIRLLYLSPDSINQQLIETIAASEKICKYLDVPLQHVHPLILQNMNRSSNINKTLEILNTLRLAIPGLFLRTTMMVGFPGETDAIFNQMVSVIKSFRFERLGCFVYSPQSNTPATQLSHQVEDEVKQARYQKIMKIQKKIAQDFHRSLIGKTLEVILDQGPLPKKSSIFLGRTYGDAPEVDGQIKVKVNKNLNILQSGDILRVTINKSSAYDLEGIYP; from the coding sequence ATGAAAAGCTTGTCCTTCGTTTCACTCGGGTGCGATAAAAACCTGGTGGATTCTGAGGTGGTAATAGGAAAGCTTCTTTCTTCCAAATACACAACGATAACCACTCCAGAAGCAGCTGATTTGATAGCAATCAATACCTGCTGTTTTATTAATGAGGCAACCCAAGAGACTGAATCATGGATTGACCGTCTGATCCAGATAAAAAGAAAGGATCCACACAAGACTCTTGTCGTTTTGGGTTGTTATCCTCAACGTTATGGAAAGCAATTATCCTCGAAGTATCCTGAAGTTGATTTTTGGATTGGAGTTAATGACTTTCCCTTTATCAATGAAATCCTTACCCACCAAGTTCCGAATCAGGTATTCATTGATAAGCCTCCTTATCTTTATGATGAATCAACCGAACGGCTCCTTTCGACCCCATCTCATTATGCCTATCTAAAAATTACCGAAGGATGCAACCATCGTTGCAGTTTCTGTGTCATTCCATCTATTCGTGGTAAACAGAGAAGTCGTCAGATTGATTCAATTCAAAAAGAAGCTCTCCAACTAATTGATCAAGGCGTAAAAGAAATCATCCTCATCGGGCAAGATATTGGTAGTTTCGGTTTAGATTGTTCGGGGAAAAAAGAACTTGCTCATCTCTTGCAAAGGTTGGATCGCTCCCTCCCGAGTGGAATCTGGATTCGCCTTTTATACCTTTCTCCCGACAGTATCAATCAACAATTGATTGAAACCATAGCCGCTTCGGAGAAAATTTGCAAATATTTAGACGTTCCCCTTCAACATGTCCATCCTTTGATTCTGCAAAATATGAATCGGTCATCAAACATTAATAAAACTTTGGAAATTTTAAACACCCTTCGTTTGGCAATACCAGGTTTATTTCTTCGCACCACCATGATGGTTGGATTTCCAGGAGAAACTGATGCTATCTTCAATCAAATGGTGTCAGTGATAAAATCCTTTCGATTTGAACGATTAGGATGTTTTGTTTATTCCCCACAATCTAATACACCCGCTACGCAGCTATCTCATCAAGTCGAAGATGAAGTTAAACAAGCACGTTATCAAAAGATTATGAAAATTCAGAAAAAAATAGCTCAGGATTTTCATCGCTCTTTAATCGGGAAGACTTTGGAAGTAATTTTGGATCAAGGGCCTCTCCCTAAGAAATCATCAATCTTTTTAGGTCGTACCTATGGTGATGCTCCTGAAGTCGATGGTCAAATCAAAGTTAAAGTCAATAAGAATTTAAACATCTTACAGTCGGGTGATATTTTAAGGGTAACTATCAATAAGAGTTCAGCCTATGATTTGGAGGGAATATATCCGTGA